Below is a genomic region from Octopus bimaculoides isolate UCB-OBI-ISO-001 chromosome 29, ASM119413v2, whole genome shotgun sequence.
cgagcaggctgttccgttgatcggatcaactggaacactcgacgtcgtgagcgacagagtgccaacaaacaacaatGCCTGAGTAATACACtgtgacattcaaaggctgtttggaCTGACCTTATGCTTCTATACCATTACTTCGTCTCTCACAAATCTTATCAGTGTAATTGTTAATGTGGAAGTTGCCAGTGGTGGTCAGTCCCTTTCTAGTTTTGATgtccaggcagtggctctcgtcaGGTGTCCAGTCCAATATTCCAAATGTTACTAGCACTTACACTCCAAAAGCATTGTGAAACATGGTCTTGTTAAATACAGACAGCTCTGAGTTCCATATTTTCCAGAGCTTATAGAAGTACTCTCTTGTTATTCTGACTTTAGTCACAGTTCCAATGTATGCAATATTCTCATCGCTTCCAAGGTACTTGTAGCTTTCATCATTAATGATAGGGGAGATATGAACAGGCCATCGATGTACATGTTCTCTGCCTGGTCAACAATTTTTCCTTGGTTGACTATCATGTACGAGCATTTATCTTGCCCGAACTAGATTCCTACGTCTCCTGAGATTGTCGTGACTAATTTCAATCGTCTCTTAATGTTGTTGATGCTATCAGAATATACCTTAAGGTCAACAAAAAAATGTAAGAGCGACATTAATTCTATTCTTGCCTGCACATCTCAGCATGTAACCAGGGCTGATAAGGGATTCATTGCCAGTACAAACAACATTACcaatactagcagaaagactgccCTCTGGTCAGTTTtctgctggccacttgataataGTTTTCACatgatattttacatctaattattcGTATAATAGTGCTCAGTtggttttgggatttggtttgcaagattctttatgtgagttcatgtgttgaagcatattctgttgtgtctgggggagagtcattctcttttgatatcttataatttaacacactcaccagtaaagtttccacttatttcttttttatttttctaaaattttcgttgtgtcttgcaaccttttcaatagttttgactctgttcATTATTAacactgcgttctttttgtttgtttgtgcgcatgtgtgtgggtctgtgtgtgcatacacatgcatgtatgtatgcaatcatgtgtgtacatttatatgtatgtattttgcatattcgtgtatttgcatgtctgtgtttgtgtttttatgtatgtgtgtgtgtacctctgtcttcttgtgtgcatgtctgattgtgtttgtgtgtgtgtgttttgcaactatataccgtgtttgtatgtatggacgtgtgtctccacatgtgtccttgtgtgaagtaaagtgtgtgtgtatatatagtcgtgtttcagtctccatttgtgtaagtgtgtttgtctgttcatataacctatgtacctatctgtcggtatgttctgtttattttcatatccatatgcttgtGGAGAGCAAGCAATAAAATCAGGCATTGAGGATATTTATTGAAgataatttattctttgtaatatgCTACCTGGTATGTAAGGCTTACAGAAtcagtgtgtgtgaatacattatTAAATGATACCTACTGTGAGACAGGCATCGCAAACCATATGTGGGGCACTAAAACAAAGAGAGACAGCTAGCAGTCCGAGCTGTTGACAGCTGGCAAGATGACTACCGAAAGAGTGCCAGTTTATATAAagctttacatatttttcaccaAACTTTTTATAGTTTACTTTTTCTCTAGCAGCCATCTCCAGAACCCTCGGATTCCTGTAAGCACGATCTGATGCATCAGTCTCATCACCCATAGTTTCCTGTTGGGAAGAGGCCTTTGCTGTACTGTTTTATGATCAAATGACCCACTGTTTAATTACTGCAGCAATCTTGTTGTTTCTTTGCGTTTATTCAAagaagatcttttttttttttttttactcttgcaggagtggctgtgtggtaagtagctcgcttaccgaccacatggttctgggttcagtaccgctgcgtggcaccttgggcaagtgtcttctactatagcctcaggctgataaaagccctgtgagtgaatttggtagactgaaactgaaagaagcccgtcgtatatatatatgtgtgtttgtgtgtctgtgtttgtccccccaacatcgcttgacgactgatgctgatgctggtgtgtttacgtctccgtaacttagcggttcggcaaagagaccgatagaataagtactaggcttccaaagaataagtcctggggtcgatctgctcgcctaaaggcggtgctccagcatggccacagtcacatgactgaaacaagtaaaagagtaaaaagaNNNNNNNNNNNNNNNNNNNNNNNNNNNNNNNNNNNNNNNNNNNNNNNNNNNNNNNNNNNNNNNNNNNNNNNNNNNNNNNNNNNNNNNNNNNNNNNNNNNNNNNNNNNNNNNNNNNNNNNNNNNNNNNNNNNNNNNNNNNNNNNNNNNNNNNNNNNNNNNNNNNNNNNNNNNNNNNNNNNNNNNNNNNNNNNNNNNNNNNNNNNNNNNNNNNNNNNNNNNNNNNNNNNNNNNNNNNNNNNAGTTTctttctgctgaaccactaagttatggggatgtaaacataccaataccagttgtcaagcggtggtgggggaccaaaacaggcacaaagacacacatctatctatgtgtatgtgtatgcgtgcgtgtgtgtgtgtgtgtgtgtgtgtgtactcttttacttgtttcagtcatttgactggccatgctggagcactgcctgggggtcgagctaatcgaccccaggacttattctttgtaagcttagtacttattctattggtctcttttgctgaactgctaagttacggggacgtaaacgcaccagcatttTTTGCTTTTAAAGCTTCATTGCCTTCTCTAATTAACTCTAACCCGCAACCAATCCTTgtaattaacaaaaagaaaaacattttttttttatcattcttttttgttgtttgtcaAATAaggaattttttcatttttcctgtctTTGAAAACAGAGCTGTCAAGTCATCTGTTGGCAGGATTTTGTCAACAAACAACACCATTTTTTTTAGCACTGAccttctgtatgtctgtctctctctaatacatacacatatgtatacatgaacgtgtgtgtatgtatatatatatatatatatatatatatatataacaacataaataatatataaatatatgcatatatccatacatatatgtacatacctacatctatatgtatacatacatgcatatatgagtacaggacatcacaaaaaaacgttaaacacaatgagaaacgaaaacataaagacgaggacagaaaacgaactttttatacatacatacacatacacatatgtatgatctatgtattatcattatcatcgttaaacgtccgctttccatgctagcatgaggtAATGTTTATGAAGTTATCCAATCCtggaatatttatagaaattctCCTACGGAGATTCCTGTAAACACTTTCTGATGAtgttttttgtttcaataaatatattctgttgaaACTCTGCTTGTTGTGCTTTCCATATTTTCAAACCTTCATTGTTCTTTTGTTGTATGATTTGCTTGTTTAGGTCATGGGGTtacggccaagctggggcactgccttgatgagttgtgtggtacttattttaacagtctcttttgctgaactgccaagttatggcaGCGTAAACAAACCAGGGCCAACTGTCAAGCAGTAGATGGgtggacaaatgcagacacaaatatagacacactcactgatacatatatatatatatatgtgtgtgtgtgtgtatacatatgtgtatgtgtgtgtgtgtgtgatcatcttcatcatcgtttaatgtccgctttccatggaattataatagaagactaactctaactttacctttcatccttgtggggttgatgaaataaaagtgaaatactggggtagatttaatatttctattaaatatcccagatgtgaatggaattaaaaTAGAAGGCTAACTctaactttaccttttgtccttttggggttgataaaataaagtagcagtgaaatactggggtagatttgatatttctataaaacttcctagatgtgaatggaattattatAGAAGACTAACACTAACTTTATGTTTCATCTATTTGGGGGTTAAAGAAAAAGGTccatttaatattcctataacaACAACTGCCAGGAAATATCAAcaaagcaggagtggctgtgtggtaagtagcttgcttatcaaccacatggttccgggttcattcccactgtgtggcaccttgggcaagtgtcttctgctatagcctcgggctgaccaaagccttgtgagtggatgtggtagacggaaactgaaagaagcctgtcgtatatatgtatatatatgtatgtgcgtgtatatgtttgtgtgtctgtgtttgtcccccccaacatcgcttgacaaccgatgctggtgtgtttatgtccccgtaacttagtggtttggcaaaagtgggattgatagaataagtactaggcttccaaagaataagttctggggtcgatttgctcgactaaaggcggtgctccagcatggccacagtcaaatgactgaaacatgtaaaagagtaaagcattTACAGTGTTACAAAAtggtttattaaaataattaacagttgggaaaatttttttgtttttcttcaccacccccatcttcatcattgtcatcatcatcatcatcatcattattatcgttattacacTGCTACGATGACAGTGACGACgaccaacatcaccaacaccactaatattaccaccatctccaccaccaccaccaccagctcctGCAGtgtagcagcatcaccaccaccaccaccaacatcagcaTCAGACATAGCGTTCATCACCATGGCAACATCTCTCCCGCTCTCAATGTCAGCATCCACAAGTCTTATTACAGATTAGCCTGACTGTTGTCATTTCTTTCCTTCCCATTGCCATGACCACCACCCTGGACTATTGGTGCAGTGATCGTTATCTGTTCTCGGTCCCTATGGTTGTAACAAGACCCATTTCTTTGGTGGTGTGAGTCCATGTCTGAATTTGTGTTTGAGTTTGACTTCAGCTCTGGTCTACGTCCAACCGCACGGTGCAGGGGCACGCTCTGTAGGCCCCGCTgatctccccctcctcctccgaAGTAGAGACCCACCAGGAGTAAGACGAAGAAAGACATAACCACACCGCTTACTGCCATGGCAACTGACTGCTTGGCCAGGGCGGAGGCCGTGCGCAGCCGGCCGCGCCTCATGTGGCGCCGTGACTGGAAGTGAAGATTGAGGGCAATGCCGCCGAGTAGAGGGTTGGCCAGGAGACATATGGTGAATAGCGTGATTTGGTAGAGAGACctgtggaagagaaagagggaacggtgagagaatgtgtgtgtttgagcgagagagatgagtgtgtgagagagaaagtatgtgtgtgtgtgtgtgtgtgtgaaaaagtgtgtaagttccaatagcagTTCATATATAATCATAGAGatagatgttatatatacacacatatttatatacgtacacacatacacacacaaaaacgtttAGATTTTAGCGGTCCAACATGGCGtatgatagatagagatagacgttatatatatatatacacacacacacacacacacacacatatacattttcatcgtcatcatttaacgcccatttTCCACACTGACATGGATCGGTCAGTTTGACAGAGCTGACCACCTGAAGAGCTGGTCAGGCTccctgttctggcatggtttctgtggggGGAAAATagtggccgaaacagttgtcatgcttcaaacagcttataaggatgctgccatgagcaaaacacaagtttacgagtggttttcatgcttgaAGAATTGTCGCTTGAA
It encodes:
- the LOC106876736 gene encoding uncharacterized protein LOC106876736; protein product: MTRINQFSDKTSLYQITLFTICLLANPLLGGIALNLHFQSRRHMRRGRLRTASALAKQSVAMAVSGVVMSFFVLLLVGLYFGGGGGDQRGLQSVPLHRAVGRRPELKSNSNTNSDMDSHHQRNGSCYNHRDREQITITAPIVQGGGHGNGKERNDNSQANL